In the genome of Triticum urartu cultivar G1812 chromosome 5, Tu2.1, whole genome shotgun sequence, one region contains:
- the LOC125508898 gene encoding FRIGIDA-like protein 3 has translation MSDMESVATLMESTSLKIEQLQRAFAELESQSAVTMNFKWKQLEDHFRGLEQSLKKKFDELKKQEKEFQETVAKSEKMLEQQEAVVVAKELTSLEKLQEKRDAALAMIFGKSKLSLNTNYITPINKPQSNYTVGTLDVKWPKHSPQGNAQMQDGNAAVKPRSELAILCEEMNVKGLHKFISDNRKNLTSIREEIPSALKGASQPYVLVLDSLEDFYSGDNLVLDGKKDGDLLGVRRTCLMLMESLVQLQADDITGLLSEGQMFATNVKDRAKKIAFEWKSKLDSLDIDASNGNCLEAHAFLQLLATFGIFSEFNEDELCKLLPSVSRRRQTPELCRLLGLSQKMPGVIGVLVDSARPIDAINLAYAFGLTEQFEPVQLLKAYLREVKKVSHAKNGKMSPGAQNEMNERELSALKAVIKCVEEHKLEEQYPVDPLQKRVIQLEKAKADKRRAVEAAKPQSKRPRANGSLYAPRVTSFPEKSFYQATPERHPYPYERQFVYGAEAHHHPTMMNAAPYTISPAHTPYYGNGYPVQYQVPYIH, from the exons ATGTCTGACATGGAGTCCGTGGCTACCCTTATGGAGTCGACAAGCTTGAAGATAGAGCAGCTTCAGCGAGCATTTGCTGAGCTTGAGAGCCAGAGCGCTGTTACCATGAACTTTAAATGGAAGCAGCTCGAGGACCATTTCCGTGGCCTTGAGCAGTCGCTCAAGAAAAAGTTTGACGAGCTGAAAAAGCAGGAGAAGGAGTTCCAGGAGACAGTCGCAAAATCGGAGAAGATGCTGGAGCAGCAGGAGGCTGTTGTGGTGGCTAAGGAGCTGACTTCTCTGGAAAAGCTGCAAGAGAAAAGAGATGCTGCATTAGCTATGATCTTTGGCAAGTCCAAGCTGTCGCTAAACACTAATTATATCACCCCAATCAATAAGCCACAGAGTAATTATACCGTGGGTACTCTTGATGTGAAGTGGCCCAAGCATTCTCCCCAAGGAAATGCGCAGATGCAAGATGGCAATGCTGCTGTGAAGCCTCGTTCTGAACTTGCCATTCTCTGTGAGGAGATGAATGTTAAAGGGCTTCATAAGTTCATATCAGACAACAGAAAGAACTTGACGTCTATCCGTGAGGAAATCCCGAGTGCACTCAAGGGAGCATCGCAACCATATGTCCTGGTGTTGGATTCCTTGGAGGACTTCTATTCTGGAGATAATCTGGTGTTGGATGGAAAAAAGGATGGAGACCTTCTGGGTGTAAGAAGGACGTGCCTTATGTTGATGGAGTCTCTTGTACAGTTGCAAGCTGATGATATAACTGGCTTGTTGTCTGAGGGGCAAATGTTTGCAACAAATGTGAAAGATCGGGCGAAAAAGATTGCGTTTGAGTGGAAGTCCAAGTTGGACAGTCTTGACATTGATGCTAGCAATGGAAACTGCCTGGAAGCACATGCATTTCTTCAACTGCTTGCTACCTTTGGTATTTTTTCTGAATTTAATGAAGATGAACTTTGCAAACTTCTTCCTTCTGTCAGTCGACGTCGTCAAACACCTGAGCTTTGCCGACTGCTTGGGTTGTCACAGAAGATGCCAG GTGTCATTGGAGTTCTGGTGGATAGTGCAAGACCAATTGATGCAATTAACTTGGCCTACGCGTTTGGACTCACTGAACAGTTTGAGCCAGTGCAATTGCTGAAAGCATATCTGAGGGAGGTCAAGAAGGTGTCACATGCCAAGAATGGAAAAATGTCTCCTGGAGCACAG AATGAGATGAATGAGCGTGAGCTGTCTGCACTGAAAGCTGTGATCAAGTGCGTCGAGGAGCACAAACTGGAGGAGCAATATCCGGTGGACCCACTTCAGAAAAGGGTGATTCAGCTGGAGAAGGCCAAGGCAGACAAGAGGAGGGCTGTCGAAGCCGCCAAGCCACAGTCCAAGAGGCCGCGTGCCAACGGATCGCTCTATGCACCCCGTGTCACCAGCTTCCCCGAGAAGAGCTTCTACCAGGCAACACCAGAGAGGCACCCATACCCTTACGAAAGGCAGTTTGTGTACGGCGCCGAGGCCCACCACCACCCTACGATGATGAACGCGGCTCCCTACACCATCTCACCCGCCCACACGCCGTACTACGGTAATGGCTACCCGGTGCAGTACCAGGTACCTTATATCCACTAA